AATGAAAATTCCTCTGAGATCGCAACAAGCTTACAGTGGATCAAGTTCTGAAGCAAGGCCAAATCATGGCAGCCACGAAATCTCGTATGAAACAATCCAAAAATATGACTTCTCTTCCTCGAAATGGATTGAAATTTGGCAGGGTTCATGAGAGAGTCAGATTGCAatagaaaatgcaaatgaatgaAATAGGTAAAATTTAACACCGACTGGCACTTTAAGAGTTTAAAGAACgtttaaggaaaatatcaaaaaaagcCATATTTACATTGAGCAGTAACTAGACTGAATCAGTTCCATTCAAGTCCAGAGTGACATCATCCCCAATGAGAACAAACGGTGCCCAATACTTTACTTCCCTGAACTCTCCAGACTCTCTCATAGATTTCATGGCTTGGTTAAGAGCTTCACTGACCCTCTTTCCTTTAACTAGTTCTTTATAGAAATGCTCCATGAACTTGAAAGTGGCCTCGTCATCAATTGCCCACAGGGACACCAAAGCGGAACGAGCCCCGGCACCTAAAAATGCTCGAGCAATGCCAACTACCCCCTCAGCCTTTATTTCTCCATGAGCACTATGACAACAACTCAACACAACCAATCTTGCCCGCATTTTAGCTTCTAACACATCCGTCATTGTCAATAAAAAGTCTCTCTCCTCAGGTTTATAAGATTCCGGAGCAGGGTTTGGGGCTAAAGCAATTTCTCCTGTTTCCATTTTGCCATGTGCGGCAATGTGCACTAAAGCAACTGTGGATAGTCGCTTTAAGACTTCTCCTTTAGTCGCCTTTTCTCCTGTGAGGGGAACCGTCCTTAGGATTCTCCCAATCATCTCTACCTCTTTCTTTGCGTATGGCAACTCACACAACTTTCTCCCTTCATAGAGAACTCCCTTTAGGTACGGATCTCCCACGAGAAGTGCGCCTGTCTTGTTGTGGAAGTCAGCGGCACAATCAGTAATTAATTTCAAGGTAGTCAAGGATGGAATCACTCTGATCCTTAGAGACTCACATAGATACTCCTGCTTTGGGTTCATCAATGCTGCATAGGGTACCAAACATGATGGACCTTGCGGAACGAGAGTGAGGTCATCTCCATGGACCAGGTCAGCAATAGGAGCAATTATAAGGTCAAAGAACctctttaaactttcctttgGCGAAACAGGCTGAGAGATACTGACAGGGGCCCTTTCAGTCGTGCACCCCCCCTCATGCGACTCATTAAGTGAGCGGTTTTCAATTTTGACGCCAGCACGTACACCAATTTCGTCCAAGGCGGTACGGTTTAGAGTCGAAAAGAAAGTCTGCGCATCTTCTCCTGAAACAAAGTCTCCTatctcttttcttctcaagGTGACTTCTTCATCTTTCCTTATAACCCAGAGAAATATCTCATTTCTATCGAGAGCTATGAAAACCGTTGTTGAAGGAATGGGTCCAAGAGAGGAACCAGTTGACTTTTCTGACGAATGAGACCAAGAGTAGACCTCTTGACACCCATACTTTTCTTCCATGAGATCTTTAAGAGCCTGCGCCCGTCCATTCTCAGCAACATGCAAGGCATCATTCACTTCACCTTGGTTTAAATGGAGACGCCACAAACTATTGCATACTTCATTATATGTATCGCGGAAATTAATTTTCCACTCTTCTTTAAACTGGAGATGAGCCCTTATTTCATTCAACTTTGATAAACTGGAAATAAAGCAATGAAGTGCACTCAAATATGATCCTCGATCTTTAAAGATAATGTTAAGTACAAAATATGTATTGCCGAGACTTCCATAAGCCtttccttctccagctttatcccccacttcttttgcaatttgcaGACCACGCTTCTTGTGCTCGATGGCCTTATGAAAGTTACCTAACCTTGTATATAGAGTGCCGAGATTTTCGTAAGATGATCCTTCTCTTGCTTTAGCCCCCtgttcttttgcaatttgtaggtgacGCTCCTGATAGTCGAAGGCCTTCTGGAAATCGCCCAAGTTATGATAGGCAACGCCAAGGTTTGCATATGCACATCCTTCTTGGGTTTTAgcccccacttcttttgcaattagCAGCTGACGCTCATGGAGCTCGACTCCCTTATGAATATCGCCTAACTTCTGATAAGCAATGCCAAGACAACCATATGCCactccttctccagctttatcccctactttttttgcaatttttagaCGACGCTCTTGGTACAGAAATGCCTTATGAGAATCGCCTATGTTATCATAAACAATACCAAGATTACCATATGCCACTCCTTCTCCAACTTTATCTCCCAttacttttgcaatttgtagatgacgctcatGGTACTCAATTGACTTATGAAAATCACCTAAGCcgtgataggcattgccaagaccTCCATAAGCCCTTCCTTCAGCAGCTTTATCCTTCatctcttttgcaatttgtagacgacgctcaTGGTAATCAATGGCTTTATGAAAATTGCTTAACTCGTAATAGGCACGGCCAAGATTTCCGTAAGCCCCTCCTTCCGAAGCCTTGTCCCtcatttcttttgcaatttgtaaatGACGCTCATGGTACTCAATTGCCTTATAAAAATCACCTAAGCTCTCGTAAAtaatgccaagatttccataagcccctccttctccagctttattcttcacctcttttgcaatttgtagacaaCGCTCAATATACTCGATggccttatgaaaatcgcctaagctcaTGTAGGTgatgccaagatttccatatgcctgtccttctccagctttatccccaACTTCTTTTGCAGTTTGGAGGTCATGCTCATGGTACGTCATTGCCTTTTGAAAATCTCCAATCCTGTGATAGGCAATGCCAACACTACCATATGCTCCTACTTCTCTAACCTTGTCCCCcccttcttttgcaatttgtagacgatGCTCATGGTACTCAATT
The sequence above is a segment of the Pocillopora verrucosa isolate sample1 chromosome 5, ASM3666991v2, whole genome shotgun sequence genome. Coding sequences within it:
- the LOC131791961 gene encoding tetratricopeptide repeat protein 28 isoform X3; translated protein: MGAFLSKGDLGHIQESSPGDNLQDKKDFKPNDKAGKAIEYYERHLKTSKEVGDKAEEGWATGNLGIAYQRLGDFHKAIKYHERHLQIAKEVGGQAEKGRTYRCLGIAYKSLGDFHKAIEYLEHGLQIAKEVGDKAEEGWAYTNLGNAYNSSGDLNKAIEYYERHLQIAKEAGEKAEEGWAYGNIGNAYQSLGNFHKAIECHERNLQVAKELGDKGGEGRAYGILGNAYNALHDLHKSVEYHNRCLEIEKEIGDKTREGVAHKNLGIAYDNLGDFQEAIKHHKHCLQIAKEVGDEAEEGEVEGNLGIAFDKLGDFPEAIKHHEHCLQIAKEVGNKAQEGRANGNLGIVYMRLGDFHKAVEYFERRLQIAKEVMGKAEEGRTYEYLGLAYQSLGHFHKAIEYHGRNLQVAKELGDKGGEGRTYKIIGNAYHELGDLHKSSEYIERYLKIAKEIGDKAEEGWAYGNLGITYQSLGEFHKAIEYHECDLQIAKEVGDKTREGEAYGYLGIAYHKLGNFQQAIKHYEHDLQIAKELGIKAEEEWAHRNLGIAYTKLGEFHKSIKHHERHLQIAEEVGGKAEEGRTYEYLGFAYMSLDDCHKAVEYYERRLQIAKEVKDKSGEGTAYRGLGNACEGLRDFHKAIEYHNRHLKISKEVGEKVEEGRAYGNLGNAFQSLGDFPKAIEYHQRDLQIAKEVGDRVREIGAYGNVGIAYHRFGDFQKAMKYHEHELQIVKEVGDKAGEGRAYRNLGVTYQSLGDFHKAIEYIERCLQIAKEVKDKAGEGEAYGDLGKAYESLGDFNKAIEYHEHRLQIAKEGGDKVREVGAYGSVGIAYHRIGDFQKAMTYHEHDLQTAKEVGDKAGEGQAYGNLGITYMSLGDFHKAIEYIERCLQIAKEVKNKAGEGGAYGNLGIIYESLGDFYKAIEYHERHLQIAKEMRDKASEGGAYGNLGRAYYELSNFHKAIDYHERRLQIAKEMKDKAAEGRAYGGLGNAYHGLGDFHKSIEYHERHLQIAKVMGDKVGEGVAYGNLGIVYDNIGDSHKAFLYQERRLKIAKKVGDKAGEGVAYGCLGIAYQKLGDIHKGVELHERQLLIAKEVGAKTQEGCAYANLGVAYHNLGDFQKAFDYQERHLQIAKEQGAKAREGSSYENLGTLYTRLGNFHKAIEHKKRGLQIAKEVGDKAGEGKAYGSLGNTYFVLNIIFKDRGSYLSALHCFISSLSKLNEIRAHLQFKEEWKINFRDTYNEVCNSLWRLHLNQGEVNDALHVAENGRAQALKDLMEEKYGCQEVYSWSHSSEKSTGSSLGPIPSTTVFIALDRNEIFLWVIRKDEEVTLRRKEIGDFVSGEDAQTFFSTLNRTALDEIGVRAGVKIENRSLNESHEGGCTTERAPVSISQPVSPKESLKRFFDLIIAPIADLVHGDDLTLVPQGPSCLVPYAALMNPKQEYLCESLRIRVIPSLTTLKLITDCAADFHNKTGALLVGDPYLKGVLYEGRKLCELPYAKKEVEMIGRILRTVPLTGEKATKGEVLKRLSTVALVHIAAHGKMETGEIALAPNPAPESYKPEERDFLLTMTDVLEAKMRARLVVLSCCHSAHGEIKAEGVVGIARAFLGAGARSALVSLWAIDDEATFKFMEHFYKELVKGKRVSEALNQAMKSMRESGEFREVKYWAPFVLIGDDVTLDLNGTDSV